In Phragmites australis chromosome 16, lpPhrAust1.1, whole genome shotgun sequence, one DNA window encodes the following:
- the LOC133896317 gene encoding probable trehalose-phosphate phosphatase 6 — protein sequence MTKQSVVVPEVAVAMPPNSAPLFPYPPPRAAPGVAVRKKYLQAQMELGTGLINGLVESMRASSPTHAKETAGVDEEHAAWMVKHPSALSKFEQVVAASKGKQIVVFLDYDGTLSPIVDDPDAAYMSDTMRQAVRSVAKHFPTAIVSGRCCDKVFEFVKLAELYYAGSHGMDIKGPAKASRHTKAAKAKRVLFQPASQFLPMIEQVHESLIEKTNCVPGAKVENNKFCVSVHFRCVDEKSWSTLADIVKSVLKDYPKLKLTQGRKVLEVRPTIKWDKGKALEFLLESLGFADCTNVLPVYIGDDRTDEDAFKVLRKRGQGIGILVSKYPKETSASYSLQEPAEVMEFLLRLVEWERLSKARPKW from the exons ATGACGAAGCAGAGCGTGGTGgtgccggaggtggcggtggcgatGCCACCCAACTCCGCGCCGCTGTTCCCGTACCCGCCGCCGCGGGCCGCGCCTGGCGTCGCCGTGCGCAAGAAGTACCTGCAGGCGCAGATGGAGCTCGGCACCGGGCTCATCAACGGCTTGGTCGAGTCCATGCGGGCGTCATCGCCCACGCACGCCAAGGAGACCGCCGGCGTCGACGAGGAGCACGCCGCCTGGATG GTGAAGCACCCATCGGCGCTGAGCAAGTTCGAGCAGGTCGTGGCGGCGTCCAAGGGGAAGCAGATCGTCGTGTTCCTCGACTACGACGGGACGCTATCCCCCATCGTCGACGACCCAGACGCCGCCTACATGTCCGACACG ATGCGGCAGGCGGTGCGGAGCGTCGCCAAGCACTTCCCGACGGCGATCGTGAGCGGGCGGTGCTGCGACAAG GTGTTTGAGTTCGTGAAGCTGGCGGAGCTCTACTACGCCGGCAGCCACGGCATGGACATCAAGGGCCCCGCGAAAGCCTCCCGGCACACCAAGGCCGCCAAG GCGAAACGAGTTCTCTTTCAACCGGCGAGCCAGTTCCTGCCCATGATAGAACAG GTGCACGAATCTTTGATAGAAAAGACCAATTGCGTACCTGGAGCCAAGGTGGAGAACAACAAGTTTTGTGTGTCTGTCCACTTCAGATGCGTCGACGAGAAG AGCTGGAGCACATTGGCGGACATAGTGAAGTCAGTGCTCAAGGACTACCCCAAACTGAAGCTCACGCAAGGGAGGAAG GTGTTGGAGGTGCGGCCCACCATCAAATGGGACAAGGGCAAGGCCCTCGAGTTCCTCCTCGAGTCGCTCGGTTTCGCCGACTGCACCAACGTGCTGCCGGTGTACATCGGCGACGACCGCACCGATGAGGACGCCTTCAAGGTGCTGCGCAAGCGCGGCCAGGGCATCGGCATCCTCGTGTCCAAGTACCCCAAGGAGACCAGCGCCTCCTACTCGCTGCAGGAGCCCGCCGAG gtgatggagtTTCTGCTGCGGCTCGTCGAGTGGGAGCGCCTCTCCAAGGCCCGCCCCAAGTGGTGA